The nucleotide sequence TAGGTTAAAACACTAAAGCATAATTAAAACGGCTTAGATAATTTTGTTTAAACTGGGGGGGGAAATGCTTAGTAAATGGTACAGCACCTCCATCAACAAAACAGAAGCTATTCAGACCGTGCCCTGTCGCTGCCACTGATGGACCCTATTCTGCTGTCAATAACGCACACTTTGTGGATCATGGGGAAGTCCAGGAGACACCATGATAGTGCCCAGGGTAGTGTTGAGGGGCTAGGGGACTCAAAGTAGAAgatatttacaatagcaacacAGTATTTGATAGCTGCACAGTTGTGAATATAGCAGTTTTTACTAACTTAATACCACTCCTTACTCTTGACATTATAAACCACAAACAGATTTAAATACATTGGTATGAAACATaatgcatgttttaaaaacaattaaagtaAACAAAAGCATCTTTGCGATCTTCTGGAATGTTCGCTAAATAGGATCCACAGAGAAAAtctatttatagaaaaaatagaGTTTGACTTGGTGAAATTGAAAGATGTCCATTGAATACTGGGCAGCAGACAATAAAATTGAGAGCTTTATAGCAAACTAGAGGAGATACTAGTAATATCTAGCCAACAAAGggttctaatatttaaaatatgcacagAGATTTTGTAAAtatgcaataaaaacaaatattaatagaaaaatcaGGTAAAGGATATGACCACATAATTTACAGCCTGAAAACCACAAATGGCCAAACACTATATGAACGATGCTTACTTatcaggagaaaatcaaattaaaaacaataaaatagtatGTTAcatctttatagtttttttttttaacaagatagCATCAAATGCTATAAggattctgaaaaataaaggaactttAGGAATTTCTAGTaagattttgtaaatattttggagagaaatTTGGTAATTCCtagtgaaattaaataatttatatgctATGACCGAATCAAAAATCCTCCACATATATCTACTTTAGGTCTATAAAGAGAAGTATACAGGATATTGACAGCAACAATATTTTTAGTAACAATTACAGGTCACTTGGGTGTTGACTACTTACATAGAGGGAAAATGCATATAATGGGAATAGAACAGCCACCAAAAAAGATCAAGTGGACTTAAAGCAACATGGACAGATTTTTAGAAATTACTTTTGGGTGTAAACAAAGAATAACATCAGATTTATAACACAATGACATTTTTAGAAAGCCAATTTCCGAAGTATTCTCCCATAAACAAACAGATAACTAATGAGTGTACTTAAGATTAATTAGAAGGACATATTTTAAGGACACTAGAGTTTTCATTCtcctgaaggaaagagaaatatgagCAATGTTGAGAtatacagaagaaagagaagtaaaaacagagtaaaagaaGACCTTTAAAGAGACTGAAGCACAGGATAAGGTATATAATGAATGGTATTCTAATAgctctgtatggtgacagatggtagctacccttgtggtgaCCATAGCATAATGGATAGACTTGTTGAAACGCTAGGTTACACGCCTGAAACCTATGAAACATtttgtgtcaactacactcaaataaaaaagattcatgaaaacaaataaataagtagtaAAGAAAGTGTTCATGTTTGCTCCATATTGGAGGGGTATGAGTAATTCACATGAGATTCAAAATGAAAGTAAGAAATGAAGGAACAGATCATGTTTCCTAATATATAGCTCTATATACATCCCAGCTGAAAAATCTTTCACTACAGCAAAAATTtctatgggatttttttctctgaaaaacatAATGCATTTTCTCaggaatattctttttaagtttctcatGGATTTTTGCCATTATAATGCAGTGATAAAAGTCATGATAAGTTAACATCAATCCATTCAATAACATGGTGAGGGGGTACTTATCTAACAATTACGTGCAGGAAGCCCATGAGAACTTCTAAGCGAACTTATTGGACCCATGGAGGGCACTAGGTGTGCATCTGCAAATAACTGTGAAAATGGATGTATGGATGTAAAATCCCTACACCCAGGAGACTAACTGCCTACAGAACACACAGTCAATGTTCGGCTGAATTACAAGAGCTCCTTGcttttagagaggaaaaaaatcattttcttctacCTGCCTGCTTGTCTGTCCCAGGAGAACATTTTAGGTACAAGGAATTAGGGATGGAAAGTTCCCAGAGGGCAAAGTCCCCAAGGTTCTGGAGTTATAACTCCACCCAGATACTTCAGGAACTAACTGGAACAGCAGTATCAGTGGAGCCAGACCCCTACTCCATCCTATGTAAGTTTGTGTAGAGGATGCCTGAAAGGTAGCTATAGCATGATTAAGGAGAACATGGGGTGAAGGTGGGGGGATCTCTCTCTTCAATGTAGATCTGTGCTGCATTCCATTCCTGAATCACTACTGCTGAAGTAGTCTGAAAATGGGGTAGTAGAGACTGCATCCTGTCTCAGGTCAGGAGGCACCTGTGAGAACCTATGCTCTGAGACCTTCCCTTTTGctcttctcttgcctttttggATCTTTTGCTGGGTGCTGCCAGAGATGCAGAGGGGCAAGAATTTGTCTCTAGTAGATTAATGAACAGAGGGAGTCAGGTAACTATATCATCTGGGACTCAGATTTGCAAACGTGGGGGTTTCATATGTGAATACGAAAATTTAGTTTAGGGCGAAGAATCTTCTGCCCACAAATGTTTGAATCATGGCATAGGAATGAAATttaatctcggggcacctgggtggctcagtcagttaagtgtctgagtctatgatctcatggttcagttcatgagttcaagctcaggtcatgagttcaagccctgcacccaGGCAccgcactgacagtacagagcctgcttgggattttctctctccctgtccctctgcccctccctgtgctttctctctcaaaataaacaaataaactttatattttaggtTTAGGACAGAGATCACAGTTGGAGGGTCAGTGAGAGTCAGAAGGTTGTTCCTCCTATGTCAGCTCAatataaagaatttctaaaagCTATTGCTGCCACAAACAGAAAGTTATGCACAGATCATAGAGGTATCTGTCACACTGGTTGGTTTAGATCAATGATGTCTGAAATGATACTTGGGAGAGAGGTCTCACAATTCTGAGTTTTGGAGTTAGGTGGTCCCTAACAACCCTTCCCCCTTTTTAAACAGGGCTTCCATAGTGCTATCCTGCAGTCTGATAAAAGTTAACTCTGCAGGGTCTCTGATTTTATCATTGCTCTTCAACCTCACTGGCTTCTTCATCCTGTCCCTACCCACAACCTGTAGTCATTAGCTCTAGGTCCTCAGCCCTAGTGCTCCACTGGCTAGCTCTGATTGCAATCCAAGATTTTAAGAGGAGAGTAGAACATCATGGTCTCAGATACTTTACTTCTAAGGCTGAGTAGGTAGTTCAATGCTTTTTGGATAAATTGTGGATTGAACTCAGAGGAACAtccagagaaaagaggagaaaggaagagtcagTGAGTGGAAAGAACAGATAAAAAACACTCCTATGTTGTCCTCAGAAATTTCATCCTAGGGCTATAATTATCCTAAAGTTCTTCAGGAGACAAAGAGAATATGCTTCTTCTTCTGTACCTCTCCATGGATACTCATGCCTGAAttgccatttttttccatttggctaTACACTCTAATGGTCATTTCAAgatattccttccttccatgtaATTTATCCCCAATTCCTGCCAAGAATACTCCGAATGATTGAAAATTTAAAGATTCTTGAACATGGTGAATTTGGGGGCTCTGACCTATAAGAATAAGTGTAAAAATTTTGCAAAGAGTTAGATCAGAGGGTGCAATCAAAGAGTTTTGCAAAGACTTAGATCAGAgggtgggcaagatcaaagacaAACCTAAATGATGAAAGTGGTGTTTGGAGGGAGTATTTCAAATTTGGTGGCATGAGGTTGTGCATCCTATAGGTCATTGTGGCAAGGTCTGGGCTGTTCAGGTGCAATTAGTTATGTCTCAAACTTACAACTGAATGTATCCAATgagaaaaattcaagaaaaagcaAAGTTCAATGAACACAGTGGCCAAGACAGGAGAAGGTCCTTTCTTAACCAACTCAAGactggatgttttttttttctatgggtGTTTATCTTCATGAACACCTGTATGTGCAGCATCTGCCAATCCTTGTGAGTACTCCACCAAGGCACAGCATAACCACTAGACAAGAGGACCTGGATTGTTACAGTGAAGACCAAAAGGGATATAGAAAGGAAACGAAAGGACTTGAGGTAGACTTCATCACCCTCACATTATTGCAATCAGAACAATCAACTTTCCTCTTGTTTAAAGACACATATCATTCTCACATTTCTATGTGCACATTCTACTTTTAAGGTTGTTTCTTCACCAAAGTTAAGAATCctacatatattaatatgtacCGGCAATTATTTGGCCACTGTCACACACTTATGTGGAATTGCACATTCTACTGTTAAAACTGTTTGTTCCCTGAAGCTAAGAATCCTACATATATGAATACCTATTGGCAATTCTTTGGTGGGATCAACAACCAATGaactaaaataacattttggaCAAGGTGAAAATTAACTAACATTAATTCCAGGGTATCATTTTTTCAAACTGTGATTAAAGCCAACTATAGCTGAAAATTCAGAATGGGGGGTGGCATAGAGAACTAAGGCCATGCACCTGAGTCCTTACTTTGTGCCAGACTCTGCTACTCATTTGTGCATATTGCTAAATTGTCATGTGGTAGTCTAGGTGgtaattaaagaataaaacacaaaagggaagaaatttaACAGGACAAATTTAGAGACTCACCTTTCACAAAGTAGTTTCCAAgtaatttctccttctctttagTTGCTGCAAAGATATAAAACTTCCTTAAACTTACATTTTGAATAATTCAAACATATCTAAACAAAGCACATATCCTCAGTCCTCTATACTGCTTAAATTGATAGGATTATCCCAGTAGCATGGCACAAAGGACAAACAGATGAATTCACGTGACTCTGGACGACTTGCTAGGACTCAAGCATGTCACCTAGGTGAAGCAAATTGTTCTAAATCCATGTGTCATGTGTCACTAGCTAATTTTTATCCTAATTTTACAGACCACTACAAGAAAGCTGTAGAAATATATGACAAAATATGACAGCACACCAAAATGACACCATCTCCTCTGAGGTTTCAGATTTCCTCCTGAATTGTTTTGTCAGGTCCCACACCTGGcaactttctttttccctccccctaagccttctcttcttcctggccATGGGGGCCAATGGTGTTCTCCTGATCACTATATGGCTGGAAGCCTCTCTGCATGAGCCCATGTACTATCTACTCAGCATCCTCTCCCTATTGGACATTGTGCTCTGCCTCACTGTCATTCCCAAGGTCCTGGCCATCTTTTGGTTTGAACTCAAGTCCATCAGCTTCTATTCCTGCTTCCTCCAGATGTACATTATGAACTGTTTCCTTGCCATGGAGTCCTGCACATTCATGGTCATGGCCTATGACCGTTATGTGGCCATCTGCCATCCACTGAGGTACCCATCCATCATCACTGACCAATTTGTAGCCAAggctgccatttttattttggccAGGAATGTTATTTCTACAGTGCCTATTCCCATTCTCTCATCCAGACTCCATTATTGTGGGAGAAAAGTCATTGAAAACTGCATCTGTGCCAATATGTCTGTCTCCAGGCTCTCCTGTAATGATGTCACCATCAATCGCCTCTACCAGTTTGCTGGAGGCTGGACACTGCTAGGATCTGACCTCATCCTCATCTTCCTCTCCTACACCCTCATACTGCGAGCTGTGCTGAGACTCAAGGCAGAAGGTGCTGTGGCCAAGGCCCTGAGCACATGCGGTTCCCACTTCATCCTTATCCTCTTCTTCAGCACCATCCTTCTGGTCTTCGTGCTCACTCATGTGGTGAAGAAGAAGGTCTCCTCTGATGTTCCAGTCTTGCTCAACGTCCTCCACCATGTCATCCCCGCAGCCCTCAACCCCATAGTTTATGGAGTGCGGACCCAGGAGATCAAGCAAGGAATCCAGAGATTATTAAAGAAAGGGTGGTAATAAGGACAACTGGATCTCTTCATTCCTAATATAGTTTAAGTTTGAATCAAATAATGGGTAAGTCAGCTGAAATTTTATCTATGAGTTACAATTTCAAACTGGTTATTGgatattgtgttttctttaataaaatttaagtttcatTGTAAGTTTCCTTTTGTCTCACTTTTACTTTAACAATATCCTTGaccactttactttttttctccacaCATATTATCCTATACTAACAACATACAGAGATTCCATGGGTAGGTTCTAAAGTGACAAATTTATGTTCCTGAATATACAGCTGTTAATATTTCATGCCTTTGCATTCTTGAATATACAACTGTGGATATTTGGGGGTACAGTTATGTAATGTGTAATgcattcttattcttatttccaCAGAAGGAAGCATATTGGATACAAAGACATAGGAGTTGAATTTCGTCCTGAATGATGGAAGATTGCTATTTATGTGTAACTGGATCtgtaattgggttgtcttttgaAATGTGCATTGCAAGAGAACTGGGATTTTTCTTGGATTTCTCATTTGTGAAACAATTAGCAATGAGTTTGATCAGATTTAAGAGATTCCTAAATTCTCCTCCCCAAAGGGGAGGACATTTATCTTTTGGATCCAGAGTGTCATATTTTATGATATTCACAGACAGCTCTGCTAAAGAGTTAAAGATTGCAAGGATTGTAATATATGATGCAGTAATAacaatttaaatatcaaaaatataatatctgaacATTATTTTCATGTTAATTGTATAGTATCTAAAGATACTTTGTGTCCTGGTAATTCTTCAGATATgaatacacaaaaatagaatatTGTTGCTGTCAGGAGCTAAAACTATGGTTAGTGGTAATACAATATGAGTTCCAAGAACATATTTTTCTCAATGGGAGAGAATGAGGAATGGAATAAGGCATATCTATATGTAGCAAGTTACCAGACAACATAAGAAAGCACTAGATAGAGAGTTAAAGGTCTGAAAGGTAAGGCTTACACAACTACACAAAAAGTTGGGTTCTTGGGAACAAATTAGGTGGTCTCATTGTGTTTCATGTTACTCATCTGTTACCCTTGTGGAtagtgaaaaatttattttaaaagattctttctAAATATAAGCTTTTGCACCTTAATAACAACTCATAAGTGTGTTTCCTTGTTTCATCATGGAAGGAAAATCTCTCAACAGTCTAATGCCAATACTGTCCCCAAAATCTAGGCCTCTTAGCCTTCATTGATTCATCCTGGGCCTACTTAACTTTTCATTCTGCAAAACTGTCCATTTCTTGTTCTTCTCTGTCTCACAATAAAGAACAATGAATTGGTATCTCACTCCTCTTCTTCTAGATACCATTATGAGCTACTattggaaaaaagaacaaacaccaAAAACAGGTGCTGACATAATTAAGAATCAATAGTTAAAAGAACATAATCAACATTTTATTGGGAATAATATAActatcaaaagtaaaaaaaaaaaaaaaaaaaaacaatgtcaatATCCAATTAGGTTCATGCCATAGATAACCTTTTTCTTTGTTACTTGAAAAAGAGCTCTCCACAATCTCATTCTCTCACACAtttcaaccttaaaaaattatttggtttAAAATACGACttacgggctctgtgctgacagctcagagcctgtagcctgcttcagattctgtgtctccctctctctctggccctccccccattcatgctctgtctctgtctcgaaaataaataaacgttaaaaaatttaaaaaaaaaaaaaggggggggggcgcctgggtggctcagtcgattaagcgtccgacttcggctcaggtcatgatctcccgctctgtgagttccaaccctgcgtcaggctctgtgctgacagctcagagcctggagcccgcttcagattctgtgtctccctctctctctggccctcccccgttcatgctctgtctctctctgtctcaaaaaataaataaacgctaaaaaaatttttttaaatatgacttaaaaagtggaaaaacattccatgattatgtattggaagaacaaatattgttaaaatgttgatacgacccaaagcaatctacatatttagtgCAATTCCTctgaaaataacaccagcattcttcactgagctagaacaaacaatcctaaaatttgtatggatccagacaggaccccaaacagccaaagcaatcctgaaaaggaaaaccaaagctgggACATTGCAACTCTGGACTTCAAGCCATATTAAAAAgcagtaatcatcaagacagtatgttactggcagaagaacagacacatcaatcaatagaacagagtagagaacccagaaacaaacccacaaatgtatagccaactaatctttgataaagcaggaaagaatatccaatggaaaaaatacagtctcttcagcaaatggtgttgggaaaactggacagtgacatgtagaaGAAAAACTTGGACCACAtttttacactatacacaaaaatgaactcaaaatgaatgaaagacctaaatgtaacacaggaagccatcaaaatcctagaagagaaaacaggtaacaacctctttgacctctgccacatcaacttcttactcaacatgtctccagaggcaagggaaacaaaagcaaaaatgaactattaggatctcatcaagataaaaaccttctgcacagctaaggacacaatcagcaaaactaaaaggcaactgaaacaATGggggaatatatttgcaaatgacaaaacagataaagagattgtatccaaaatctataagtaatttatcaaactcaacacccaaaaaccaaataatccagtgaataaatgggcaaaagacatgaacagacacttctccaaagaagacatccagattgctaacacacacatgaaaaaatgatcaacgtcactcatcatcagggaaatacaaattaacaccacaataagataccacctcacacctgtcagaatatgAACAATTCAGGCAACATCAGAAGTTgctgaggatatggagaaagagcaACCCCTTTgtagtgctggtgggaatgcaacctggtgcagccactctggaaaacaatatggaaattcctcaaaaaatttaaaatagaactaccctatgacctagcaattgcactactaggtatttatccaaaggattcagttatgctgttttgaaggggcccatgcaccccaatgttcatagtaACAcaatcaacaatagtcaaagtatgaaaagagcccaaatgtcccattgactgatgaatggataaagaagatgtagtatgtatacatatgtgtatatatgatgaaacattactcagtgatcaaaaagaatgatatcttgccatttgaaacaacatggatggacctaaagtgtgttatgctaagcaaaataagccagtcagggaaagacaaatatcatatgatttcactcatatgtggaatttaagaaataagacagatgaacataagggaaggaaagcaaaaataatataaaaacagagagggagacaaaccataagaaactcttaaatacagattaCAAATTGAGGTTGCTGGTGGAGTTTTGGATGGGGGGATGGATTAAgcaggacacttgctgggatgagcactgggtgttatatgtaaagtgatgaatcactaaattctattcctgaaatcattattacactacatgttaactaagttggataaaaataaatttaaaattaaaattaaaaataataataaagtgcatGTAACTGGATACCAACAGAAAAGTCTTACAAATATGATATAATGTGCTAATGTGAAGTTAAACTACTATCTCTTAGGAACTAATAAAAGTTTACTAGTTTAAATACTATCATATATTAACATCTGCTCATCAAGGGACCAAAAACTTTCAGGACTAATCTCCACCAGGGTCATATTGCATAGCAAACCAAGATCTCTCCAATTAGCTGTTAGAAAACTTGAACATTGAATGCATGAAAAGGGCTACATCAGGGGATTTAAAGCATATACCACCCAAGACTGAGAAAATTTGACATGTGTTATCTTCCAAACTAGACAGTaaaatctttacatttaaaacttatatttttgaaagttttacatTGTTGTGTTTATATGCAACTTTTACACATTTATGGCTCACATCAAAGCAGTATTGACAGATCCATTTGAAAAGTTCAAAAGATTAATGACGGCTTTATCCCACTAAAATAATTGATACTAAAACAGTGCTGTCCAATGTGAACCACAtccttaattttaaatgttttagtcaCCACCgtaaactataaaaagaaacGTTAAATTGAACTTAATTATGTGTTTTGTTGAATCCAATATCTAAAACATAATTTCAACACataatacatacaaaagaatTTAATACtaacatattttacattctttttatgtatgctaggtctttgaaatccagtgtgtattttacatttatgttgaCAAggtacagcatccattcatgataaaaatgcccAGAAAAGTATATTTATAGGGAAATatcctcaacataatgaaggctaTCTGTGAAACACCCAGAGCTAACgtcatcctcaacagggaaaaactgagagcttttgccctatggtcaggaacaagacagagatgtccattcaccactgttatttaacttAGTACTGGATGCCCTAGCCTCAGAAAtctgacaacaaaaagaaataaaaggcatccaaatcacgAAGGACTGATGtcagaacaaaggcaaaagaaaaagttaaatttttctttcaacttaCAGGCCACTGATAAGTCCTTTAGACATGCAGAGTCACCTTTCTCTAGAAACTCAGCTGCCTCAGTGTTGACACTTTGCTAGcagcaaaaggcaatcttagcttaacattatccctaCCCCCCACGATGTTGTGAGTCTACTTTAAACATATAGAAATGCCTTTGGAAACTCGCTTTACCTCTACACCCCAAGATGTATGTTGGCAAACATCCTCCAAGCAAAGGCCCACTGATACATGTCTGAAGGGTCTCATGTCTGAGGGTTTATTAAACAGCAATAAGTGACCTTTTTCCAACAATAGGTAGACCCCAGTgccctggaaaccttgtttccaaaatagaGACCTGTgctctccctattttttttttcaacatttttttttttttttttttttttttttgggacagagagagacagagcatgaacgggggaggggcagagagagagggagacacagaatcggaaacaggctccaggctccgagccatcagcccagagcctgacgcggggctcgaactcacggaccgcgagatcgtgacctggctgaagtcggacgcttaaccgactgcgccacccaggcgcccctctccctatTTGAAGTTATACAATCAGTCACCCATCACGACCCCAGTgcaactctttctgcccatgggtacTATCCCCGTGCTTTAATTAAACCACGTTTTTGCACgaaaaacatctcaagaattctttcttggccattggctttGAACACCAACATTTCCACAtcaagaagaagtaaaactttcactatttgcagatgacataattctctatatagaaaacccaaaagactccaccaaaatattcCGAGAACTGAAAATTAAATTGAGTAAAAGTGTAGGACACAATtcaatgtacagtgttatatttctgtacactaacatagaagcagcagaaagagaaattaaggaatcaatctcatttacaattgcaccaaaaataatgagATATCTAGGAATATAcctaagcaaagaggtgaaagacctgtactctgaaaatcataaaatattgatgaaagaaactgaaaatgacacaaggaaatggaagtgGAAATGAGCATTcgatgctcatggattggaagaaaaaatatttttgaaatgtctatattacccaaagcaacatacaaatttaatgcaattcctatcaaaacactaacagcatttttcatagagctacagcaaataatcctaaaatgtgtatggaaccacaaagtaccctgaatagccaaagcaatcttaaaaagaaaaccaaacctgaaggcatcacaattccagatttcaaattaCATTACAAAGTTGTGGTGATCAAAGCACAAAACTGGCACATAGATCactagaacagaacagaaaacccagaaatggacccacaactataggGGCAATTAATtgtcaacaaagcaagaaagaatatccaatggtaaaatgacagtcttctcaacaaatggtgctggaaaatggacggcaatatgcaaaagaatgaaactggaataATTTGTTGCATCATgcacacaaataaattcaaaatggataaaagacctaaatgtgagacaggaaaccataaaaatactggAGGAGGAAacaagcagtaacctctttgatgTCGACTggagcaatttcttactagattGGTCTTCTGAGGCAatggaaactaaagcaaaaataaaactacgGGGACTTatcaaagtaaaaagtttctgcatagcaaaggaaactatcaacaaaagtaaaaggcaacagatggatgggagaagttatttgtaaatgatatatctgataaagggtttatatccaaaatctataaagtttCAAActcggggcgccagggtggctcaaatggttaagtgtctgactcttgatttcagctcaggtcatgatctcatggttcattgagccccacatccacaCTGTcggcatgaagtctgcttgggattttgtctccctctttctatgcccctcctctgctttctctctctctctc is from Neofelis nebulosa isolate mNeoNeb1 chromosome 10, mNeoNeb1.pri, whole genome shotgun sequence and encodes:
- the LOC131487372 gene encoding olfactory receptor 56A3-like, which produces MTAHQNDTISSEVSDFLLNCFVRSHTWQLSFSLPLSLLFFLAMGANGVLLITIWLEASLHEPMYYLLSILSLLDIVLCLTVIPKVLAIFWFELKSISFYSCFLQMYIMNCFLAMESCTFMVMAYDRYVAICHPLRYPSIITDQFVAKAAIFILARNVISTVPIPILSSRLHYCGRKVIENCICANMSVSRLSCNDVTINRLYQFAGGWTLLGSDLILIFLSYTLILRAVLRLKAEGAVAKALSTCGSHFILILFFSTILLVFVLTHVVKKKVSSDVPVLLNVLHHVIPAALNPIVYGVRTQEIKQGIQRLLKKGW